The following proteins are co-located in the Nonlabens ponticola genome:
- the dnaK gene encoding molecular chaperone DnaK — protein MSKIIGIDLGTTNSCVSVMEGSEPTVIPNAEGKRTTPSVIAFVEGGEIKVGDPAKRQAVTNPEKTIYSIKRFMGNKYSESQKEAERVPYKVVKGDNDTPRVDIDGRLYTPQELSAMILQKMKKTAEDYLGQEVTGAVITVPAYFNDSQRQATKEAGEIAGLKVERIINEPTAAALAYGMDKKDTDQKIVVFDFGGGTHDVSILELGDGVFEVLSTDGDTHLGGDDVDEKIINWLADEFKADEDIDLRKDAMALQRLKEAAEKAKIELSSSAQTEINLPYVTATASGPKHLVKTLTRSKFEQLISDLVKRTIEPCQTALKAAGLSTGDIDEIILVGGSTRIPAVQEAVEKFFGKKPSKGVNPDEVVAVGAAIQGGVLTGDVKDVLLLDVTPLSLGIETMGGVMTKLIEANTTIPTKKSQVFSTAADNQPSVEIHVLQGERSMATDNKTIGRFHLDGIPPARRGTPQIEVTFDIDANGIIKVSAEDKATNKKQDIRIEASSGLTEEEIQKMKQEAEANAEADAKAKEKVDKLNAADQMIFQTEKQLEEFGDKLSDDKKAPITEALDELKAAYETKEIEKIDPALEKLNTVWTAASEEMYKAQADAAGAPGADAGADATSADDTSDVEDVDFEEVK, from the coding sequence ATGAGTAAAATCATAGGAATTGATTTAGGGACGACCAACAGCTGTGTATCTGTAATGGAAGGTAGCGAGCCTACGGTGATCCCTAATGCAGAAGGAAAGCGCACGACGCCATCTGTCATTGCCTTTGTAGAAGGTGGTGAGATCAAGGTAGGTGATCCTGCAAAGCGTCAAGCGGTAACGAACCCAGAGAAAACGATCTACTCGATCAAACGTTTTATGGGTAACAAGTACAGCGAGTCTCAAAAGGAGGCAGAACGTGTACCGTACAAAGTGGTAAAAGGTGATAACGACACGCCACGTGTGGACATTGACGGTCGCTTGTACACGCCGCAAGAATTGAGTGCGATGATCCTGCAAAAAATGAAGAAAACGGCCGAGGATTACCTAGGTCAAGAAGTAACTGGCGCCGTGATCACGGTACCTGCCTACTTTAACGATAGCCAGCGCCAGGCGACTAAAGAAGCTGGTGAGATCGCTGGATTGAAAGTAGAGCGTATCATCAATGAGCCTACTGCAGCAGCGCTTGCTTATGGTATGGACAAGAAGGATACCGACCAGAAGATTGTGGTATTTGACTTTGGTGGTGGTACACACGATGTATCTATCCTAGAATTGGGTGATGGTGTATTTGAGGTACTATCAACTGATGGTGACACGCACCTAGGTGGTGACGATGTAGATGAGAAAATCATCAACTGGCTAGCAGATGAGTTTAAGGCAGATGAGGATATCGATTTACGCAAAGATGCCATGGCGTTACAGCGTTTGAAAGAAGCGGCAGAGAAAGCCAAAATTGAGCTATCATCTAGTGCACAGACTGAAATTAACTTGCCTTATGTAACGGCAACGGCCAGCGGTCCTAAACACCTTGTAAAAACATTGACTCGTTCAAAGTTTGAGCAATTGATCAGCGACCTTGTAAAAAGAACTATCGAGCCATGTCAAACAGCGCTTAAAGCTGCTGGACTATCAACAGGCGATATCGATGAGATTATCCTAGTTGGTGGATCTACTCGTATTCCTGCCGTGCAGGAAGCTGTTGAGAAATTCTTTGGCAAGAAGCCATCAAAAGGTGTGAATCCTGACGAAGTGGTTGCCGTAGGTGCAGCGATCCAAGGTGGTGTATTGACTGGTGATGTTAAGGATGTTCTTTTATTAGATGTGACTCCGTTATCTCTAGGTATCGAGACCATGGGTGGCGTGATGACTAAGTTGATCGAGGCCAATACCACGATCCCAACCAAGAAGTCACAGGTGTTCTCTACAGCAGCAGACAATCAGCCAAGTGTTGAGATCCATGTACTGCAAGGAGAGCGCTCTATGGCGACCGATAATAAGACGATAGGTAGATTTCACCTAGATGGAATACCACCAGCACGTCGCGGTACACCGCAGATTGAAGTAACCTTTGATATTGATGCCAATGGTATCATCAAGGTAAGTGCCGAGGATAAAGCGACTAATAAGAAGCAGGACATACGCATCGAGGCATCGTCTGGATTGACTGAAGAAGAAATCCAAAAGATGAAGCAGGAAGCTGAGGCAAACGCTGAAGCTGATGCAAAAGCCAAAGAGAAAGTAGATAAGCTGAACGCAGCTGACCAGATGATTTTCCAAACTGAGAAGCAGTTGGAAGAATTTGGCGATAAGCTAAGTGACGACAAGAAGGCGCCAATTACTGAGGCTCTAGACGAGTTGAAAGCGGCTTATGAGACTAAGGAGATCGAGAAGATCGATCCAGCTCTTGAGAAGCTTAATACCGTCTGGACAGCAGCTAGTGAAGAGATGTACAAAGCGCAGGCCGATGCGGCTGGCGCGCCCGGAGCAGATGCAGGTGCTGATGCTACGAGTGCAGATGACACCAGCGATGTTGAAGACGTAGATTTCGAAGAAGTCAAGTAG